A window of Pirellula sp. SH-Sr6A contains these coding sequences:
- a CDS encoding serine/threonine-protein kinase: MNSFDPDFSEISNEQLAEIDSLCSEYESQRTDGANVTIESFLQTANNAIRSPLLRELLQIEMEILDAWDQLFSPSLLIERFPDQEQFILRCWKSLKTRLELESTSKPASDTLDKPSLNGSTHDERASRPTMLQTLSVESSHGKHSDRFRIIRNLAQGGIGNVYVAFDHDLQREVALKVLKRKFATDKAILQRFEAEATVTGNLEHPNIVPIYATGRRSDGRPYYAMRWIQGRSMQSAISDLHGQTDLCLDFRKNTAARDLILRFVTVCRAMGFAHSRGVLHRDLKPSNIMVGEFGETLIVDWGLARVIGSTSKDPQSSSLPRVDIRFESNKTLDGTIVGTPGYMSPEQAIGCNEEVAVTSDIYSLGATLYQIVTNTIPHAHTGIVSSPESYCDRCSLPADHQSNTHVCVEHQIKNGNRLDVGPLTKVPPPLAAICRQAMQQDPHKRYLSAGLMAADLEAWLLDEPVSVLPETSFQKARRWARTHPSLVTGALASLLVAFVAMGITLNVLSVKNESLEQSNLREQASARASAQNAAIAKFQSEEAVRQRHRVLGILNAFLVDVERGLAQVPGSAAVQKNVLVTVLNQLGQISTEFADDQVSLSNAMALMDLGDLFSKVGTKDIKLDLPRWKQLPISPLEAAGEMYAEAMSIALRSESENGEIPMRLIATIQFKQADILRQTARSSDALLLLEKSLATRRELLANSSDSLEAAVDVVSSIDLLGQMRLQDQDIHGATEAFVESQSILQSLLTKFPDTLDVKRRLGVTYSRLADIAFKQGDLDLASQLYDQDRAIAEEMYRLDPNNGTAKRDLCVSLDRLGNMSAERGQLEPAMVSYLESRRLREELIAAEPTNSKLIRELFVSYMKCGDTRMLLKAIDLAKSDYVKAFELAEKMAKLDPQSITAKRFQSLSAEVLADVALAQLQYDDAIVYARKSLDISLELAEKDPSDGQMQRDLYICYVKVAKVLIMRGEFDESVTQLNLALSIVQSIFEKQPESLEAVQDYVFVLLKRAEAYLESKQSSLARKDCESVIRIVTAIPETNRQDAMTRRRLSNASTMLGKAFLQEGNVDQARSAWEQARKLTLEMIDENIRVEQMELDLEEIDNLLTSLDRKESNE; the protein is encoded by the coding sequence ATGAATTCATTCGATCCTGATTTTTCTGAAATCTCCAACGAGCAGTTGGCAGAGATCGATTCGTTATGCAGTGAATATGAATCTCAACGCACAGATGGTGCAAACGTCACGATCGAATCGTTTCTTCAGACGGCGAACAACGCAATACGCTCTCCGCTACTCCGCGAGTTGCTCCAAATCGAAATGGAGATTCTCGATGCGTGGGATCAGCTCTTTTCTCCTTCTCTGCTCATTGAGCGATTCCCTGATCAAGAGCAATTCATACTCCGTTGCTGGAAATCTCTGAAAACAAGACTCGAGCTTGAATCAACATCGAAACCAGCGAGCGACACACTCGATAAGCCTTCTTTGAATGGCAGTACGCATGACGAGAGAGCTTCGCGTCCGACTATGTTGCAAACTCTCAGCGTGGAGTCCTCGCATGGAAAGCATTCTGATCGCTTTCGTATCATCAGAAATCTTGCACAAGGGGGAATCGGTAACGTCTATGTCGCCTTCGATCATGACCTGCAGCGCGAGGTCGCCCTAAAAGTACTCAAAAGAAAATTCGCAACCGATAAGGCCATCCTGCAACGTTTCGAAGCGGAAGCGACAGTTACGGGCAATCTCGAACACCCGAACATCGTTCCAATCTATGCAACTGGAAGGCGGTCCGACGGCCGCCCCTATTACGCGATGCGATGGATTCAAGGGCGATCGATGCAGTCCGCGATCTCCGATCTGCACGGCCAAACCGATCTGTGCCTCGATTTCCGAAAGAACACTGCGGCACGCGATCTTATCCTCCGATTTGTAACCGTTTGCAGAGCAATGGGATTTGCACACTCTCGAGGTGTACTTCATCGCGATCTCAAACCCAGCAACATCATGGTCGGTGAGTTCGGTGAAACCTTGATTGTCGATTGGGGGCTTGCAAGAGTCATTGGCTCTACCTCAAAAGACCCTCAATCATCTAGTCTGCCCCGGGTAGACATTCGATTCGAGTCAAATAAAACCTTAGACGGGACCATCGTCGGAACACCTGGATACATGAGCCCCGAGCAAGCCATTGGGTGCAATGAAGAGGTCGCGGTTACGAGCGACATCTACTCATTGGGAGCAACGTTGTATCAAATCGTTACCAATACAATTCCCCATGCACACACGGGTATTGTGTCTTCGCCGGAATCCTATTGCGATCGCTGCTCCCTACCTGCCGATCATCAGTCGAACACCCACGTCTGCGTTGAGCACCAAATCAAGAATGGGAATCGGCTTGACGTAGGTCCCCTCACCAAGGTCCCACCTCCGTTGGCTGCGATTTGTCGACAAGCGATGCAGCAAGATCCACATAAGAGGTACCTGAGCGCGGGATTGATGGCTGCGGATTTAGAAGCTTGGTTGCTGGATGAACCGGTGTCTGTTCTTCCTGAGACAAGCTTTCAGAAAGCACGTCGTTGGGCGAGAACACATCCCTCTTTAGTAACGGGCGCTCTGGCTAGTCTTCTCGTTGCTTTTGTTGCAATGGGAATCACTTTGAATGTTCTGTCAGTGAAAAATGAATCTCTAGAGCAGTCCAATCTCCGTGAGCAAGCGTCCGCAAGGGCGTCGGCTCAGAACGCCGCAATCGCAAAGTTTCAGAGCGAAGAAGCAGTGCGGCAACGCCATCGTGTCCTCGGAATCTTGAACGCATTTCTTGTCGATGTCGAACGCGGATTGGCTCAGGTTCCAGGCAGCGCTGCCGTCCAAAAAAATGTCTTGGTTACGGTGCTCAATCAACTGGGTCAGATTTCAACCGAATTTGCCGACGACCAAGTCAGCTTAAGCAACGCCATGGCGTTAATGGACTTGGGGGATCTCTTTTCAAAGGTCGGCACCAAAGACATCAAACTCGATCTCCCTCGCTGGAAACAGCTCCCCATCTCGCCATTGGAGGCAGCGGGCGAAATGTATGCTGAAGCGATGAGTATCGCCCTTCGCAGTGAAAGCGAGAACGGCGAAATTCCCATGCGATTGATCGCAACGATTCAATTCAAGCAAGCGGATATATTGCGTCAAACCGCTCGCTCCTCGGATGCACTTCTCTTGCTCGAGAAATCTCTAGCAACCCGGAGAGAATTGCTGGCCAATTCTTCTGATTCCTTAGAAGCAGCTGTCGATGTGGTCTCCTCCATCGACCTCCTCGGACAAATGCGATTGCAAGATCAAGATATCCATGGAGCTACGGAGGCTTTTGTGGAGTCACAAAGCATCTTGCAATCATTGCTGACAAAGTTTCCCGATACGCTCGACGTCAAACGTCGATTAGGTGTCACGTATTCGAGGCTTGCAGATATCGCTTTTAAGCAAGGAGATCTCGATCTCGCATCTCAACTATATGATCAAGATCGCGCCATTGCCGAAGAGATGTATCGCTTGGATCCAAACAACGGGACTGCGAAACGCGACTTATGCGTCTCTCTCGATCGTTTGGGGAATATGTCGGCCGAACGTGGACAATTAGAGCCAGCCATGGTTTCGTATCTAGAATCCCGGCGCCTTCGAGAAGAACTCATCGCGGCCGAGCCCACCAATTCCAAATTGATCCGCGAACTATTCGTTTCGTACATGAAATGCGGGGACACTCGAATGCTCTTGAAAGCGATCGATCTCGCAAAATCGGATTACGTAAAAGCCTTTGAGCTCGCGGAAAAAATGGCAAAGCTCGATCCGCAAAGCATCACTGCCAAGCGATTTCAATCCCTATCGGCTGAAGTGCTGGCGGATGTGGCCCTCGCTCAACTGCAATATGACGACGCGATTGTCTACGCAAGAAAATCACTGGATATCAGCTTAGAGCTTGCAGAGAAGGACCCGTCGGATGGGCAGATGCAACGCGATCTCTACATTTGCTATGTCAAAGTAGCTAAAGTGCTTATCATGAGAGGGGAGTTCGACGAGAGTGTCACCCAACTCAATCTCGCGCTGTCAATCGTCCAATCGATCTTTGAAAAGCAGCCCGAATCTCTTGAGGCTGTTCAAGACTATGTTTTTGTGCTGCTAAAAAGGGCAGAGGCTTATCTCGAGTCGAAGCAATCATCCCTGGCCCGAAAAGATTGCGAATCAGTCATTCGCATCGTGACCGCTATTCCTGAAACCAATCGACAGGACGCGATGACACGTCGTAGATTATCGAACGCGTCGACAATGCTCGGAAAGGCTTTCCTACAGGAGGGCAACGTCGATCAAGCTCGAAGTGCATGGGAACAAGCTCGTAAGTTGACTTTGGAAATGATCGATGAAAATATTCGAGTCGAACAAATGGAGCTCGATTTAGAGGAAATCGACAACCTTTTGACCTCCTTGGATCGCAAAGAATCGAACGAGTAA
- a CDS encoding SUMF1/EgtB/PvdO family nonheme iron enzyme, which yields MKLFIRCTVTIALFLSSWAQAQEQKPTANAHQAFTKELENQLTRGRRLAIVIGIDAYQTRPLKCCVKDAKLLAATLRDRCGYDPDGILEMTDQQENPALRPTLVNLRREIRQFLSNATSKDTILISFSGHGGLWTEGTILNPKRIGFVCPIDFDGERAKETSLTIDDLRTMLQECLAAQKLLVLDSCHSGGGGITSGFTITENVDQTFQKAQGLITFAACRRDEVSSEDREVGHGAFTLSFVRGLEGQADFDQNRIVDSDELYRHVLAEVPAHVSALFPGRNQTPIRVIGHDVVGVFALAPVLAKPKITAALARLRPGEVVKNSLGMSLVLLPRSSYIKGSAKSEYKRHPNESLRAVIISKRLLMGTHEVTQSEFELVMGYNPSYHAPDGEGATEVGDLRTGRFPVEQVSWLNAFEFCKKLTERPEEVSAGRVYRLPTESEWEFACRAGSVSAFSTGQVIDGEQANIRCDQPYWYARRGEWMGRTQMVGRHAPNLFGLYDMHGNVTEWCYDNYREEPMGLNLSSIYDTDDDPGALLEKMHQLLTTPISTSFTVENKQRMWSDATDPTGPVSGNSKVIRGGSYLSDVGQCRSASRRAQSPGYTHKALGFRVVCEQSNISR from the coding sequence ATGAAGCTTTTTATACGATGCACGGTCACCATCGCTCTTTTTCTGAGTTCGTGGGCCCAAGCCCAGGAACAGAAGCCTACCGCCAATGCGCATCAAGCGTTTACGAAGGAGTTGGAGAATCAACTGACTCGCGGGCGTCGACTAGCGATTGTTATTGGGATCGATGCGTATCAAACCCGACCGTTGAAGTGCTGCGTGAAGGATGCCAAGCTTCTGGCGGCTACTCTGCGCGATCGTTGCGGTTACGATCCGGATGGCATATTGGAGATGACGGACCAGCAGGAGAATCCTGCCCTGCGGCCGACACTCGTGAATCTTCGTCGTGAAATCCGACAGTTTCTGTCGAACGCAACATCGAAAGATACCATCCTCATCAGCTTTTCCGGTCATGGCGGATTGTGGACGGAGGGAACGATTCTGAATCCAAAACGAATCGGATTTGTGTGTCCAATCGATTTCGATGGGGAGCGTGCGAAAGAAACATCCCTAACGATTGACGACTTACGAACGATGCTTCAAGAGTGTCTCGCTGCTCAAAAGTTGCTAGTTTTGGACTCTTGTCACTCCGGCGGTGGCGGAATCACTTCCGGCTTCACGATAACAGAAAACGTCGATCAGACTTTCCAGAAGGCTCAAGGTTTGATCACCTTTGCCGCTTGCCGTCGCGATGAGGTCTCGAGCGAAGATCGAGAGGTGGGGCACGGGGCATTCACCTTGAGCTTTGTCCGAGGTCTCGAGGGGCAAGCTGATTTTGATCAGAACCGAATCGTGGACAGCGACGAACTTTATCGACATGTCTTGGCCGAAGTCCCGGCTCATGTCAGCGCGTTGTTCCCAGGCCGAAATCAAACTCCTATCCGGGTGATCGGTCATGATGTCGTCGGAGTCTTTGCCCTAGCGCCTGTTCTGGCCAAACCGAAAATCACAGCGGCTCTCGCACGATTGCGACCGGGCGAAGTGGTAAAGAACTCGCTCGGCATGTCTTTAGTCCTGCTCCCACGTTCCAGCTATATCAAGGGTTCAGCAAAGTCGGAGTACAAACGACATCCAAATGAATCACTTCGTGCCGTCATCATTTCCAAGCGACTTCTCATGGGTACCCATGAAGTGACGCAATCCGAGTTTGAATTGGTGATGGGCTATAACCCCAGCTACCATGCCCCCGACGGGGAAGGTGCCACGGAGGTCGGGGATCTTAGGACCGGGCGATTCCCTGTCGAACAAGTCTCTTGGTTGAACGCCTTTGAGTTTTGCAAAAAGCTGACCGAACGACCCGAAGAAGTTTCAGCGGGGCGAGTCTATCGTCTTCCAACCGAATCCGAATGGGAATTCGCCTGTCGTGCCGGAAGCGTTTCTGCGTTCTCCACCGGTCAAGTTATCGACGGCGAGCAGGCGAACATTCGATGCGACCAACCCTATTGGTATGCCCGCCGGGGCGAATGGATGGGAAGAACGCAAATGGTGGGACGACACGCACCCAACTTGTTTGGACTTTATGACATGCATGGTAATGTCACCGAGTGGTGTTATGACAATTACCGAGAAGAGCCGATGGGCCTGAATCTCTCTTCGATATATGACACGGATGACGATCCTGGAGCTCTCTTAGAAAAAATGCACCAGCTGCTCACAACGCCAATTTCCACTTCGTTCACGGTAGAGAATAAGCAACGCATGTGGAGCGATGCGACAGATCCCACGGGGCCAGTTAGTGGAAATAGCAAGGTCATCCGTGGAGGATCCTATCTTTCTGATGTCGGTCAATGCCGATCCGCGTCGCGCCGAGCTCAGTCGCCTGGATATACGCATAAGGCGTTAGGTTTTCGCGTCGTTTGCGAACAATCCAATATCAGTCGATAG
- a CDS encoding pentapeptide repeat-containing protein, whose translation MHSLKITSFIATYMLFFSAAVVSADDKEDKADKKPRVYKHDFEGQDLTGRDFSKKNLNDANFTDAILTNARFDNSSLHDCNFQGSVLQGTSFAYADLTGSDFRSCDFRASVYMAILNKVDLSGVDLNNINTVEMKMREAKLRGTKGFNQIYGTDYYMADLRGADLSTATLFDRTNFRKAQYDQFTRWPKGFDIEGKGLVLVETKPEEEAQPKKTPSTNKSGDEAAFQKLDKNEDGVLSGSEMKGLKEKDADGDGEVTLAEFLGKSK comes from the coding sequence ATGCACTCACTAAAAATAACCTCTTTCATTGCGACATACATGCTGTTTTTCTCAGCTGCCGTGGTTTCCGCAGATGACAAAGAGGACAAAGCGGACAAGAAGCCTCGCGTGTACAAGCACGACTTTGAAGGTCAAGATTTAACCGGCCGGGACTTCAGCAAGAAAAACCTGAATGACGCCAATTTCACTGATGCCATTTTGACCAATGCCAGGTTTGATAATTCCAGCCTGCATGACTGCAATTTCCAAGGTTCTGTGCTGCAGGGTACAAGTTTTGCCTACGCTGATCTAACCGGCTCTGACTTCCGAAGTTGCGATTTCAGAGCATCTGTGTACATGGCAATCCTTAATAAAGTAGATCTCTCGGGGGTCGATTTGAACAACATCAATACAGTGGAAATGAAAATGAGAGAAGCGAAGCTGCGGGGTACGAAGGGCTTCAATCAGATTTACGGAACCGATTATTACATGGCGGATCTGCGAGGTGCGGACCTGTCGACTGCTACACTTTTCGATCGCACAAACTTTCGCAAGGCTCAATACGATCAGTTCACACGTTGGCCAAAGGGCTTTGACATCGAAGGTAAAGGACTCGTCTTGGTTGAAACCAAACCAGAAGAGGAAGCTCAACCCAAAAAGACGCCTTCAACGAACAAGTCTGGTGACGAGGCTGCCTTTCAAAAACTGGACAAGAACGAAGATGGCGTTTTGTCTGGCTCGGAGATGAAAGGTTTGAAGGAGAAAGACGCCGATGGAGACGGGGAAGTCACGTTGGCCGAATTCCTTGGTAAATCTAAATAA
- a CDS encoding ECF-type sigma factor codes for MTSQREILGHTEQEPVSVWIEQLAAADHDAASRLWAHFCERLVVFARSRMNPSARRIYDEEDAAVSAFRSLCRGIEAKRFPDVGDRGNLWALLVVITSRKIANQFRYEHQQRRNANLTLNESMLQSSDGSGFELLQSLPSHEPTPAFAAEVAEMSEYLMSKLPEPDLKKLVLLKLEGHTNEDIAELMNVTRRTVQRKLERIRRIWLEFPELLAPQKS; via the coding sequence GTGACATCTCAACGCGAAATTCTCGGCCATACTGAGCAGGAACCCGTTTCCGTTTGGATTGAGCAGCTTGCCGCCGCTGATCATGATGCAGCGAGTCGGTTGTGGGCCCATTTTTGTGAGCGATTGGTAGTCTTTGCACGCAGTCGAATGAATCCGTCTGCGCGACGCATTTACGATGAAGAGGACGCGGCCGTGAGTGCGTTTCGCAGCCTCTGTCGAGGAATCGAGGCGAAACGATTTCCAGATGTTGGAGACCGCGGGAATTTGTGGGCGTTGCTGGTAGTTATCACCAGCCGAAAGATTGCCAATCAGTTTCGCTACGAACATCAGCAACGTCGAAATGCGAACTTGACGCTCAACGAATCGATGCTGCAGTCCAGCGACGGATCGGGCTTTGAATTGCTACAATCCTTGCCGTCGCACGAGCCGACTCCGGCATTTGCTGCAGAGGTTGCCGAGATGTCCGAGTACCTCATGAGCAAGCTCCCTGAACCGGACTTGAAGAAATTGGTTCTGCTCAAATTGGAAGGGCACACCAACGAAGATATCGCAGAACTGATGAATGTCACGCGACGAACTGTGCAAAGGAAACTGGAGAGAATAAGGCGCATTTGGCTCGAGTTCCCGGAACTACTTGCCCCTCAAAAAAGCTAA